Proteins found in one Ammospiza nelsoni isolate bAmmNel1 chromosome 15, bAmmNel1.pri, whole genome shotgun sequence genomic segment:
- the LOC132079831 gene encoding rho GTPase-activating protein 20-like, translating into MKPIAQRRRSTSSAITKALGKSKSHSRETTLSSSHSDNGLPSGVFSSPGSSFILDERVQLTVGLQTQERHLILLSDVLVIAKSKSSSSLKLKKQVHLSEVWTGTCLSEVTEKKMSPENSFVIGWPITNYVVTFSSADVKERWLSELLGHINEVKQNEYVKTLTLQIVVLDDDNCSSTTAVKVSNVETAESVMKKTLLQLGLPGRTSEHHLWVVSGKDEPAYPLIGHEHPFSIALSCLRDSADHQQRTNNNTVLADGTEASFLAQLSKEKQCQFVLKPRLQAPMQLRRESLQKHTKRKKSLIDWALRRSTSTPTGSPPSQSPTTPRKLFGLSLSSVCPDGILPKPIMDMLLLLYHEGPSTTGIFRRSANAKTCKELKEKLNSGGDVQVDGESVFVAAAVITDFLRNIPDSVLSSDMHGLWMEAMDTENRAHKIEAIKSLINQLPEANLILLRHLFGVLHHIEQNSGVNQMNAFNLALCIAPNMLWLPSPTGPEEESRSTKKVALLVQFLIENSGEIFGGDIASLFQRPDIKKSKNSTESLDIGLAQHDDSSDELEFSTCDPEGPKHHLESDDAIFEVPRSLLLDEDQEDWDLFSEITACYQSKAQTNASADSYELLEEDGSFCSIGSIRSLSPARDRCSSEPSVCLCSQLPPQSHEPVARQSSCDATIMSSHADYVHRLGQLQMESQKLIDEGLSPGVNKARQSLWQPPQTTSRVKQISLQKSSLSNRSSFSSLSSTTTSPSASSLSSLDSAFSYCSESSAISPTEVSSLPFMFGTSARLHAVSPTAAKRSQKEWHKSFTSPLHLCNLDSFHEGEPKAGETSHFFGEQKSFPCVSRAAMGSSFTDIDWEEEERQLSCSGYPGPGLRSQDYTKEFEESPEYPTASPCSETSPQVSYQQHREKTVKNIEIKDIDDCPLSQESLKRTKITFYVAPNKESSQESQVGEEEGSVTNTSSTDSPSSSSEQSLSKSLQTVRVHIPQTLFYGQNTPLVLQSFSRRYHHEPMVQSLQAKHRESPQSASAPEELERQPVETAQAPTQSKGSDTFSHTIRIILPDTIRNTIRDYFKQDETEPCPTAEVEAVEKELLRSRVEWLRSQPVAEVATEERDTAVFAEETFV; encoded by the exons GGAAACTACTCTTTCCTCTTCCCACTCAGACAATGGGCTGCCAAGTGGGGTgttcagcagcccaggctctTCCTTCATCCTGGACGAGCGAGTGCAGCTAACCGTGGGCCTGCAGACCCAGGAAAGACATCTGATTTTGTTGAGTGATGTGCTGGTCATTGCCAAGTCCAA atcctcctccagcCTGAAGCTGAAAAAGCAAGTGCATCTGAGTGAAGTGTGGACCGGCACCTGTCTCAGCGAAGTGACAGAGAAAAAGATGAGTCCTGAGAATTCATTTGTCATTGGCTGGCCCATCACCAACTACGTTGTCACCTTCAG CTCAGCTGATGTGAAGGAACGAtggctgtcagagctgctggg GCATATCAATGAGGTAAAACAAAATGAGTATGTGAAGACTCTGACCCTTCAGATCGTTGTGCTGGATGATGACAACTGTTCCTCT ACTACTGCAGTCAAGGTGTCCAATGTGGAAACTGCAGAGAGTGTGATGAAGAAGACCCTTCTACAGCTTGGGCTCCCT GGCAGGACCAGTGAACACCACCTCTGGGTGGTCTCAGGAAAAGATGAGCCTGCTTATCCTCTCATTG GGCACGAGCATCCCTTCAGCATTGCCCTGAGCTGTCTCCGGGACTCTGCTGACCATCAACAAAGAACCAACAATAACACTGTCCTGGCTGATGGCACAGAGGCTTCCTTCCTTGCTCAGCtctcaaaggaaaaacagtgtCAGTTTGTCCTGAAACCCAGACTCCAGGCTCCGATGCAGCTGAGGAGAG AGTCACTGCAGAAGCACACCAAGAGGAAGAAGTCCTTGATTGACTGGGCCCTGCGCCgcagcaccagcacccccacGGGCAGCCCTCCCTCACAGTCCCCTACCACACCCCGCAAGCTCTTcggcctgtccctgtcctctgTCTGTCCTGATGGAATCCTTCCCAAGCCAATCATg GATATGCTGCTCCTCTTGTACCATGAAGGTCCCTCTACTACGGGCATTTTCAGACGTTCTGCCAATGCCAAGACTTGCAAGGAATTGAAAGAGAAGCTGAACTCTGGAGGTGATGTTCAGGTGGATGGAGAGTCAGTCTTTGTGGCTGCAGCTGTCATCACG GATTTTCTCCGAAATATACCTGACAGTGTTCTATCCTCAGACATGCACGGACTGTGGATGGAAGCTATGGACACAGAAAATCGGGCACATAAGATTGAAGCTATCAAAAG TCTCATCAACCAGCTTCCAGAGGCCAACCTCATCTTACTCAGACACCTCTTTGGAGTCCTGCATCATATTGAGCAGAATTCTGGAGTGAATCAGATGAATGCCTTTAACCTGGCTCTTTGCATAGCACCCAATATGCTGTGGCTACCAAGTCCCACTGGGCCTGAAGAGGAGAGCCGCTCTACAAAGAAG GTGGCCTTGTTAGTGCAGTTTCTGATTGAAAACTCAGGAGAGATTTTTGGGGGTGATATTGCTTCCTTGTTCCAAAGACCTGACATAAAGAAGTCCAAAAATTCAACGGAATCTCTGG ACATAGGCTTGGCTCAGCATGATGATTCTTCCGATGAGCTGGAGTTTTCCACTTGTGATCCAGAAGGGCCAAAGCACCACCTGGAATCTGATGATGCCATTTTTGAAGTACCCAGAAGCTTGTTACTCGATGAGGATCAGGAAGACTGGGACTTGTTCAGCGAGATCACAGCCTGCTACCAGAGCAAAGCGCAGACCAACGCCAGTGCAGACAGCTACGAGCTCCTGGAGGAGGACGGCTCCTTCTGCTCCATCGGCTCCATCCGCTCACTGAGCCCGGCCCGGGACCGCTGCTCCTCCGAGCCCAGCgtctgcctctgctcccagctgccccCGCAGAGCCACGAGCCCGTGGCCCGCCAGTCCAGCTGCGATGCCACCATCATGAGCAGCCACGCTGACTACGTCCACAGGCTCGGGCAGCTGCAGATGGAGAGCCAGAAGCTTATTGATGAGGGCCTAAGCCCTGGGGTTAATAAGGCCAGGCAGAGCTTGTGGCAACCACCTCAGACCACCTCCAGGGTGAAGCAGATCAGCCTTCAGAAGTCAAGCCTGTCCAACAGGTCCAgtttctccagcctgtcctcTACCACCACCTCCCCTTCTGCCTCCTCACTTAGCTCCTTGGACAGTGCTTTCTCCTACTGCTCAGAGTCATCAGCCATCAGTCCCACAGAGGTCTCATCCCTGCCATTCATGTTTGGCACTTCTGCCAGGCTTCATGCTGTGTCTCCCACGGCTGCCAAGAGGTCCCAAAAAGAGTGGCACAAATCCTTCACATCTCCTTTACATCTGTGCAATCTGGACAGTTTTCATGAGGGTGAACCCAAGGCTGGAGAGACCAGTCATTTCTTTGGAGAGCAGAAAAGTTTTCCatgtgtcagcagagctgccatgggaAGCTCATTCACTGACATTGactgggaagaggaggagagacAGCTGAGTTGTTCAGGGTACCCTGGCCCAGGGCTCAGGAGCCAGGATTATACCAAAGAGTTTGAAGAAAGCCCTGAGTACCCAActgccagcccatgcagtgAGACATCCCCACAGGTCAGCtaccagcagcacagggagaagaCAGTGAAGAACATAGAGATCAAAGACATTGATGACTGCCCTCTGAGCCAGGAGAGCCTGAAGCGGACCAAGATAACTTTTTATGTGGCCCCAAATAAAGAAAGCTCTCAGGAGTCTCAagtgggagaagaggagggATCTGTGAcaaacaccagcagcacagactcacccagcagcagcagtgagcagagcctgTCCAAGAGCTTGCAGACTGTGAGAGTCCACATCCCCCAGACATTGTTCTATGGGCAGAACACCCCCCTTGTCCTGCAGTCCTTCTCCAGGCGCTACCACCACGAGCCAATGGTCCAATCCCTGCAGGCCAAGCACAGAGAGAGCCCCCAAAGTGCCTCTGCTCCCGAGGAGCTGGAGAGACAACCAGTGGAAACGGCGCAGGCGCCAACCCAGAGCAAGGGCTCGGACACATTCAGCCACACCATCCGCATCATCCTCCCCGACACCATCCGGAACACCATCAGGGACTACTTCAAGCAGGATGAAACcgagccctgccccacagcagagGTGGAAGCAGTGGAGAAGGAACTGCTCCGGAGCAGGGTGGAGTGGCTCAGGAGCCAGCCTGTGGCAGAGGTGGCCACAGAGGAGCGTGACACAGCGGTGTTTGCAGAAGAGACTTTTGTCTAA
- the LOC132079832 gene encoding adrenodoxin-like: MYKCLIKLSLHQRTAQGTGSRMAHGILGLLRPLQSRLSASRTRLVLLCAETEQHQGPARGWAERAFSSTHQDAPGDSSSEDRVTVHFINRDGERLTTTAKEGESLLEVVVNHNLAIDGFGACEGTLACSTCHLIFDKDTFQKLDAISDEELDMLDLAYGLTDTSRLGCQVCVKKWMDGVTLRVPMDVSDMRRQLEVGKQSKQ; this comes from the exons ATGTATAAATGCCTAATCAAGCTGTCCTTGCATCAGAGGacagcccaggggacagggagcaggatgGCTCACGGCATCCTGgggctcctgcggcccttgcaGAGCAGACTGAGCGCCAGCAGAACTCGCCTGGTTCTTCTGTGTGCTGAgactgagcagcaccagggcccagcaaggggctgggcagagagagCCTTCAGCTCCACGCACCAGGATGCCCCTGGGGACTCCAG CTCTGAGGATCGGGTGACAGTGCATTTTATAAATCGGGATGGAGAGCGACTAACGACCACAGCCAAAGAAGGGGAGAGCTTGCTGGAGGTGGTAGTCAATCACAACTTGGCCATTGATGGATTTG GTGCCTGTGAAGGGACATTAGCCTGCTCTACCTGTCACCTCATCTTTGACAAGGACACCTTCCAAAAGCTTGATGCCATCTCAGATGAAGAGCTAGACATGCTGGACTTGGCATATGGACTCACTGACAC ATCACGCCTTGGCTGCCAGGTGTGCGTTAAGAAGTGGATGGATGGTGTGACATTGAGGGTCCCCATGGATGTGTCGGACATGAGGAGGCAGCTGGAGgttggaaagcaaagcaaacagtGA